TAAGTTTTGTTACATTATTAGACTTAAGAAACCTTACCGCTCCGATAACGTCACCGATATCCATTTCATTGAATACATCAGCAGTAGTTACGATATCTTTATTAACCGCCTGCTTAAAAGTGAGGACAACGGTTTTATGCCCGTTTTTTTTTATTCCTTCGGCAATAACTTTTGGCAGTTCACCCTGCCCGGCAATAATTCCTATGTTTTCAATTATCATAATCAGCAACCCATCAACGCGGGTTACTTTTTCTTTTCTCCCGGCACAACCCGCGGTTTGTTGTCTGCGCGAATTCCGCCATATGAAGAACTTTAGGATCAGTAAAACGTTTCCTTACCTCAGCAATCGCATCTTCAAGTGTATAAGAATTATTCAAAAATATCTGATACGCTTGTTTCAGTGAATGTATTGTTTCTTCGCTAAACCCATGGCGTTTCAGGCCTTTGGTATTTAACCCGAACAAGCATGCGCGGTCACCGCAGGCAAGTGTGTACGGTAAAACATCACGTGATACCATCGCTCCCCCTCCGATCATCGCAAGTTCGCCAATCCTCACAAACTGGTGTACCCCAGCTAACCCGCCAAGCACTGCATTGTTCTCTATTTCAACATGTCCCGCAAGTGATGCATTATTCGACATAATAACTTCGTCACCAATACGGCAATCATGCGCTATATGAGAGTACGCCATAAGGAAACACCGTTTTCCAACCCTTGTTTCCCCGCCGGCAGCCGTTGCGCGGTGTACCGTAACGTATTCACGGATAACAGTCCCTGAACCAATAATTGTTTTTGTATGCTCATTCCGGTACTTAAGATGCTGAGGCGGTGTTCCGATGACACTCCCGGAACCAATTTCACAGTTTTCACCAATCTCAGTTTCGCCATCCAAAAATACGTATGGGCCGATTTTTGTCCCGCGGTTTATCTTAACATCTTTTCCTATAATTGCATACGGGCTGATCTCAACATCAGTATCTATCTGCGCCTTCGCATCTACTATAGCAGTTGGGTGTATCTTCATTTTTGCTCCTTATCTACTACAGAGAACATAAACTCTGCTTCGCAAGTAAGTACATTATCAACATAAACCTGTCCGACCGCCTTACCTCCGCGTTCACGCGCACGAACCACTTCTATCTTCATCTCCAATAAATCCCCGGGAAACATAGGCCTTCGAAACTTAACACCGTCTATCGTCATAAAAAATGCGAGTTTACCTTGAAGTTCCGGGCGTGAGAGAAACAATACGCAGGTTGACTGCGCCATAGCTTCAACTGCAATTACTCCGGGAAGGATAGGATACCCCGGAAAATGCCCTTTAAAAAAATCTTCATTCCCGGTAAGGTATTTATACCCAATAACTTTAAGATCTTCCTTAGGTATTACAATACGGTCAAGGAACAGAAATGGGTACCTGTGAGGAATATACTGTTTTATTTGTTCCTGATTCAACACTATACGATACCCTTCGGGTAACGGCGGGTATTGTCTTTCCATAACACCTGAAACTGCAGCTTTGAGTAATTTAGAAAACTGTATATTACTCTCATGCCCGCAACGTATTGCAACGACATGCATCTTCATCGGGCGGCCAACGAGGCATATATCACCCATGAGGTCTAAGATTTTATGGCGTACAAACTCATTATCAAACCTTAACCCTTCTTTTGAATGTATACGATCACGGCCAATAACTATAGCGTTATCCAAAGACCCGCCTTTTGCCAACCCTTTTTTCTTCAATGTTTCAATTTCATAATCAAAACAAAACGTTCTTGCAGGAGCAAGGTCGCGTTTGAACGTTTCCGGATTGATAGCTACAGAAAAATATTGGCTGTTAACCAGCGGATGACGATAATCCACAGTACATGAAATTCTTAATTCATCAGAAGGTATTGCAATGATATGAACATCATTATTAGAAAACTCTACGGGTTTATTGATGGTAAGAAAACATTTTTCAGCTTCCTGTTCAACAATCCCGGCTTTCTCAAGCAGCATAACAAATGGTAATGCTGAACCATCCGCTACGGGAGCTTCACTGGAGTCTATCTCGACAATAATATTATCAATTCCCAATCCCGAGATCGCGGCGAGGATATGTTCCGTAGTATGAATATGATTATCCTCATCACCGATAGTGGTACCACGGCTGACATCCCTGACATTATCCGGAGATATTATTACTTGCACACTTTGCCCTCGTTTTGTCCGTACTAACTGTATCCCGGAATTCACAGGCGCAGGTTTAAAAACCAGATTACACACATTCCCCGTATGCAACCCCGTTCCTGAGAACGAAATTTCTTTTTCTATAGTCCGCTGTTTTTGCACAACCATTACACCTCCAACTATTTTTTTAAGCCACTACAAACTAACCATTTAAAAGTTCCTACTTATTAATCTTAAAGTATAATTTATATTAGCGGAAATCTCAAACTTTAACTACTTTACCGGTTGATAATGATTTTACAATTGCTTCCAATATTTTT
Above is a window of Elusimicrobiota bacterium DNA encoding:
- the lpxA gene encoding acyl-ACP--UDP-N-acetylglucosamine O-acyltransferase, which produces MKIHPTAIVDAKAQIDTDVEISPYAIIGKDVKINRGTKIGPYVFLDGETEIGENCEIGSGSVIGTPPQHLKYRNEHTKTIIGSGTVIREYVTVHRATAAGGETRVGKRCFLMAYSHIAHDCRIGDEVIMSNNASLAGHVEIENNAVLGGLAGVHQFVRIGELAMIGGGAMVSRDVLPYTLACGDRACLFGLNTKGLKRHGFSEETIHSLKQAYQIFLNNSYTLEDAIAEVRKRFTDPKVLHMAEFAQTTNRGLCREKRKSNPR
- a CDS encoding bifunctional UDP-3-O-[3-hydroxymyristoyl] N-acetylglucosamine deacetylase/3-hydroxyacyl-ACP dehydratase, translated to MVVQKQRTIEKEISFSGTGLHTGNVCNLVFKPAPVNSGIQLVRTKRGQSVQVIISPDNVRDVSRGTTIGDEDNHIHTTEHILAAISGLGIDNIIVEIDSSEAPVADGSALPFVMLLEKAGIVEQEAEKCFLTINKPVEFSNNDVHIIAIPSDELRISCTVDYRHPLVNSQYFSVAINPETFKRDLAPARTFCFDYEIETLKKKGLAKGGSLDNAIVIGRDRIHSKEGLRFDNEFVRHKILDLMGDICLVGRPMKMHVVAIRCGHESNIQFSKLLKAAVSGVMERQYPPLPEGYRIVLNQEQIKQYIPHRYPFLFLDRIVIPKEDLKVIGYKYLTGNEDFFKGHFPGYPILPGVIAVEAMAQSTCVLFLSRPELQGKLAFFMTIDGVKFRRPMFPGDLLEMKIEVVRARERGGKAVGQVYVDNVLTCEAEFMFSVVDKEQK